A region of Flavobacterium indicum GPTSA100-9 = DSM 17447 DNA encodes the following proteins:
- a CDS encoding lipopolysaccharide biosynthesis protein, translating to MGIVIKQSIKNTIITFIGFAIGGANTLFMYPYFLGKDYVGLTGYVLSTANILYPLLSFGIQNTLIKFFNEHNKTEEDLNKYMTYMLLVPLVFVIPALVFFYGFYDTIAAYESKENAIVYDFVWIIPIIGLFMGYFEIFYAWLRAHMKSVFGSFVKEVFIRILITILLFAVYYEYLSQSDFIYSLVLVYGISLLMIMYSANRVKRIRLHFKVPKQSKAILTYTVFIILSASVANMLLDIDKYMINKYISIDNIAFYNVAIFMALVISVPMRAMHQITYPITAKLMSEKKWEELNELYKKSSVSLQVIGGLLYIGILVNLNQVYNLLPEEGYRQGVFVVFTIGLSKYFDLILGINNAIIFNSKYYRAVLLLGVLLVVVIVLLNMYFIPEFGLNGAAIATLIAITLYSLAKLFFVVVKMKLFPFTSKNLISLGITALTFFVFYFWEFSFHPILNIVLKSILVTLFYLAINYALKVSSDINYVMRNTISKVLQMKNPAS from the coding sequence ATGGGAATCGTCATTAAACAATCTATAAAAAATACCATCATAACCTTTATTGGTTTTGCTATTGGTGGAGCAAATACGTTGTTTATGTATCCTTATTTTTTGGGGAAAGACTATGTTGGTTTAACCGGATATGTACTTTCTACGGCTAATATTTTATACCCATTATTGTCTTTTGGAATTCAAAATACGTTAATTAAATTTTTTAATGAACATAACAAAACGGAGGAAGATTTAAATAAGTACATGACCTATATGTTACTGGTTCCTTTGGTATTTGTTATTCCGGCTTTGGTGTTTTTTTACGGATTTTATGATACTATAGCTGCCTATGAATCCAAAGAAAATGCCATTGTGTACGATTTTGTTTGGATAATTCCAATCATTGGATTGTTCATGGGGTATTTTGAAATATTTTATGCTTGGTTACGAGCACATATGAAATCGGTTTTTGGTTCCTTTGTAAAAGAAGTTTTTATTCGAATACTGATTACTATTTTACTGTTTGCCGTGTATTATGAGTATCTTTCTCAATCTGATTTTATTTATTCTTTGGTATTAGTGTATGGAATCAGTTTACTCATGATTATGTATTCGGCTAATCGAGTAAAACGAATCCGATTGCATTTCAAAGTGCCAAAACAAAGTAAAGCCATCTTAACGTATACGGTTTTTATTATTTTATCGGCTAGTGTAGCCAATATGTTGTTGGATATTGATAAATACATGATTAATAAATATATTTCAATAGATAATATTGCTTTTTACAATGTGGCAATTTTCATGGCATTAGTTATTTCTGTGCCTATGCGTGCCATGCACCAAATAACCTATCCTATTACTGCAAAACTGATGAGTGAAAAAAAATGGGAAGAGTTGAATGAGTTGTATAAAAAGTCGTCGGTTAGTTTACAAGTCATTGGAGGCTTACTTTATATTGGAATATTAGTTAATTTAAATCAGGTTTATAATTTATTGCCTGAAGAAGGGTATCGACAAGGTGTATTTGTTGTTTTTACCATTGGATTGTCTAAATATTTCGATTTAATTTTAGGAATAAATAACGCCATTATTTTCAATTCGAAATATTACCGAGCTGTTTTACTTTTAGGGGTACTTTTAGTGGTGGTTATAGTTTTGTTAAACATGTACTTTATTCCTGAATTTGGATTAAATGGTGCTGCAATAGCTACTTTAATTGCCATAACGTTATATAGTTTAGCGAAGTTGTTTTTTGTAGTAGTTAAAATGAAATTATTTCCCTTTACCAGTAAAAATTTAATTTCTTTAGGGATTACTGCACTTACTTTTTTTGTGTTTTATTTTTGGGAGTTTTCATTTCATCCAATTTTAAATATTGTATTGAAATCGATATTAGTAACATTATTTTATTTAGCAATAAATTATGCTTTAAAGGTTTCATCAGATATCAATTATGTAATGCGAAATACTATTTCAAAGGTATTACAAATGAAAAATCCTGCTTCGTAA
- a CDS encoding glycosyltransferase family 4 protein, whose product MESPTKKVLIVCYYWPPAGGPGVQRWLKFVKYLPDFGIQPIVYIPENPNYPLLDEKLNSDVNEKAIILKNKIFEPYALASIFSKNKTKKISAGIITKDKKQSWVEKMMLWIRGNIFIPDARVFWVKPSVNYLKKYIQENHIETVITTGPPHSLHLIGLALKKQLKINWIADFRDPWTTIGYHKELKLSTWAANKHKKWEAEVLNSCDTVLVTSPTTKKEFQALTTRPIEVITNGYDVERVERKPLDAKFTMAHIGSFLSQRNPQILWESLAELIQENEAFAQHFQLKLIGAVSKEVLHSISDYQLDNYVNNLGYVSHEEALIQQRASQVLLLIEIDSEETKCIIPGKLFEYMVSERPILAIGPKDSDFESIIKSTNTGVFFQYHEKEALKATVLEQFQQYLNANLKVHAVGLQQYSRKNLTAQLAQLLSSNS is encoded by the coding sequence TCAACCCATTGTTTACATTCCAGAAAATCCCAACTATCCTTTATTGGATGAAAAATTGAACAGTGATGTAAACGAAAAGGCAATCATTTTAAAAAATAAGATTTTCGAACCTTATGCTTTGGCTTCTATTTTTTCTAAAAATAAGACCAAGAAAATAAGTGCTGGGATTATCACAAAAGATAAAAAACAATCTTGGGTTGAAAAAATGATGTTGTGGATTCGCGGTAATATTTTTATTCCTGATGCCCGTGTATTTTGGGTGAAACCTTCTGTGAACTATCTAAAAAAGTACATTCAAGAAAATCATATAGAAACAGTTATTACCACTGGACCACCTCATAGCTTACATTTGATAGGTTTGGCGTTAAAAAAACAGTTAAAAATTAATTGGATAGCTGATTTTCGTGATCCTTGGACTACTATTGGCTATCATAAAGAATTGAAGTTAAGTACTTGGGCAGCCAATAAACATAAAAAATGGGAAGCAGAAGTGTTAAATAGCTGTGATACGGTATTAGTAACTTCGCCCACAACTAAAAAAGAATTTCAAGCGTTAACTACAAGACCCATTGAAGTCATCACAAATGGATATGATGTGGAGCGAGTAGAGAGGAAGCCTTTAGATGCTAAATTCACCATGGCGCATATTGGTTCTTTTTTATCACAAAGAAATCCGCAAATTTTATGGGAATCTTTAGCTGAATTAATTCAAGAAAATGAAGCATTTGCTCAGCATTTTCAGTTGAAATTAATCGGTGCCGTAAGTAAAGAAGTGTTACATTCAATTTCAGACTATCAATTGGATAATTATGTAAATAATCTAGGATATGTTTCGCATGAAGAAGCTTTAATTCAGCAGAGAGCTTCACAAGTATTGTTGTTAATTGAAATAGATTCTGAAGAAACCAAATGTATCATTCCAGGGAAATTATTTGAATACATGGTGTCTGAGCGTCCTATTTTAGCTATTGGGCCAAAAGATTCTGATTTTGAATCCATTATTAAATCTACCAATACAGGTGTGTTTTTCCAATACCATGAAAAAGAAGCATTAAAAGCTACTGTTTTAGAGCAATTTCAACAATATTTGAATGCTAATTTAAAAGTTCATGCCGTGGGTTTACAACAATACAGCAGAAAGAATTTAACCGCGCAATTGGCACAATTACTTTCTTCAAATTCGTAA